The nucleotide window attttttccatccacaatcattttttatttcattacattatttacctcaattaccttcatttatattttattataataatgtataatataaatatatataaatatttatatatacatatatatctgtatatatgtaggtataaatatatatatatgaatataaatgtgtatatcataattttcagtttacattcgaaaagagaaaaattggtaaaaaaaaatttttttcacaatatttcaatttttcaaaattatgtatatttatcagaaaaatcccaaatatttctatttattcgctcattttccattttatttcattcgttcatgatttttccattcacaattatttcttaatttattacattatttacctcaattaccttcatttatattctattatattgatgtataatataaatatatataaatatatatatacatatatatatatatatatatatatatatatatatatatatatatatacatatatatatatatgaatatatatatatatatatatatatatattgttacaaagggtgaaatcacccgttttgccccctctttaatgatccagtagtcagcatagataaaagacgtttataaacctcttatgtctttaaaaagaataaggttgctgcgccaaccgatattattgtaaaaacagtcttgtttcagactttaaacaagaaacacgtatattgcattaaaagcatttatcacgatatttttgttcacgcctttgatttgataataagtaaactcgcggatccatattttattaacgtaacgcctaaatcgttacaattggtgtcagaagcgggatcttgagttcttattAATTGAATCAACTCAGTGCGCGAACTTTAATTATGAGTAGCAGTCGTTTGACGCGCTCACGAAGAAGAGAAAGTAGCGGAGAAGAACCTTTTGTTATGGAGAATCCGCGGGTCCCTGAAACAATTCCATCGCCTTCAGTGGACCCTCTTCCAATTCCTTCGACAATCTCTCAAATTGATCTGCTGAAGATCATGTCTCAACAGCAAGAGGCTGCTGAGCGCCAACAACAGCAACTTCTTCAGCTGCTTCTTGATCAACAAGAGcagcgaaaaagagaacaagaacaacagttggaacagcgaaaaagagaacaagaacaacagttGGAACAGCGAAGAAGAGAACAGGAACAACAGCTGGAACAGCGCAGGCTTGATCGAGAGGCACAAGAACGATCCGAAACTAGTCTACACGAACTGttccggacgactgtggcagctcttcaggctGTTCATCAGGTGAATGGCTCAGGAGAACCGGCTGTCACTCCACGAGGTTCCGGAGTCATTACGccgcttccctctcctgttccttCTCCTGTTCCCGTTCCCGCTGTTCGACAGGTCCGACATCCAGGACAGTTCCAGGATGTACGAGACttaaggtctgtgccttttactaGGGGAGTAGTTGAATCCCCAATTGGTAGAGTAACGGTTAATAATGAGGTTGGTTTTTCCGAGTCTTTGCCTCAAGTTCGACCtcaatattctcattttaatcaattaaataattcaggaTTTCCTGAGGTTGCTTCTCAGATTAATGAGAAGCCTCTTtatcctttaaaaccgccaatttttgacggaaaagtTCCATGGGCAGATTACGAACGCcagtttaatacaattgctaaacataatcagtgggactccgccatgagggcccacagtcttgcctcctgtcttcgaacgccggctttgaacgttttaacggcgttgtctgaggaagaaatctctgattatgaaaaacttagttctgcattaaagttgaggtacggaaatgaccacttaACAAAACTGTACACAGCACAATTACAGACgagaagacaaggacgagacgaagaccttgcgtctcttagtcaggacattgaacggctttctcgtatagctttgccggatcacgagccgtctcgtaactTATTAGCAACGCAAGCTTTTTTGAATGCGATTAATGATccggaaattaaaatggccgttggaacgtcgggcctcacttctctgcgggaggcaaccgccaaagccctcgaggtggaggcaatgagaaagcaatattttgggttAAGCAaacttcgtcggattgaggtgtctgaAAACACCTCAGGAAGACAGAGTTTTGAATACTTGGAGGAgccaaaacctcaaaattataaaaatagaaataacggtaacaattttaaatcaagaaatcgaggttcttttcaaaaccgtcGAAACgagcgtataaataaaaacgtggtcgtgacaagtcaaactagcttgacttgtatattttgtaaaaaaacaggccacgacgccaatcattgttttttaattaaaaaatctagTGGAAAGCCGATGCAAGGCTCgaatccaaattcttataattggcgtaagaaaaatatagaaaaaggGGAAGCAGATCCTCaatcgagttcttcaacaggaactcactcaaaaaactagtttcagatgatttgtcagggcgaaaatcatcgcagattgttaatagtgaaagccctctcagagaacagtttttaattagaagtctgcgacagtctggtctttacgcgcgtgGTACTGttaatggcgtcgattgtctgtgggtaatagacacgggcgcagaagtaaccgtagttcgatcggatctctttaaatccgatgaccggattgttccctctttttctctgcgaacagccactggagagacgaccccggttttgagacaggctactgtccaaattaacctttttgggtgtatcgactctccacataaggtttttatagcagatatagaggatgaaggtattttgggaatagactttcttacagctcataactgtgttatctcgactaagagaaattcactagcttcaaacaatcgcgaaataactctttgtacaaataggaatggaatttattggactcctcctagaattcgagaaatagaactGTCGGAAgatgatttgcaacaacattttcctcttcatttacggagccttgttgagaaatcttcgatttcgttaaattcagctcaggaagaatcgtttaaatctcttttgctagaatttaaagattcttttgccaaagatagtggtgataagggccgatgtacttctgtcaagcacaagatcgacgtcggagagagttcaccaattaaacaagctcctcgaagactcgctctcaacgcccgagaagaggtgaagaagcttgtggaagacatgctagcgaacgatgtgattgagccatcgtctagtccctgggcttcaccaatcgtccttgttaacaaaaaggacggatccaaacgattttgtatcgattacaggaagctaaacgatataacgaagaaagattcttaccctctacccagaatcgacgagacactcgacctgatagctggtgcaacttggttcagcaccatagatcttcagagcggatagtggcaggtcgaaatggatcctctagataaagaaaaaacagcttttgttacgggtttaggaggattatggcagttcaaggttatgccgtttggtttgagtaatgccccggctacctttgaacgaatgatggaggctgttctccatgggctcacgggcaaaatatgcctcgtttatttagacgatataatcgtttttggcaagaactttgaagaagaagttcaaaatctcagacaagttttcgctaggctgaagcaagcaggtctgaaaatgagcccgaaaaaatgtcatctgttccagaaagaagtaggcttcctcggacatatcgtttcagcacaaggtgtgaaaaccgacccatccaaaatagagaaggtttcttcttggccgacacctaagaataaagaacaaattcagagctttttaggtctttgtacgtattacagaagatttgtaaaaggtttcgctagtatagctaaacctctccatcatttgaccgCAATCAAGATTctttttgactggaccccggaatgcgaacAGGCttttaagaaattaaaagaaaatcttatttcttcgccgattttagcttattcagaggtcgaaattccttttattttagatacggatgcatctctttcaggaataggcggggttctgtcacaaattcagggaggtcaggagagagtgataagctatttcagcagagttttgagtaaaaccgagaggaattattgtgtcactcgtagagagcttttagctgttgttaagaccgtagtacattttcaccattatttgtacggcaggagatttttgatacgtacagatcatgcttctctcaggtggctactttcgtttaaatctcccgaaggtcaggtagctagatggttagaaaggctcggtcagtacgattttgatattcgtcatcgagcaggaattcatcatggaaacgctgatgctctctctcgaagaccctgcgaggaaacgccagagtgtaaacagtgtgcacgattagagaaaaatcgtgacccctctcttgtaatacggaagatttctttcgaaaataaccaggaggaatggagaaaatcgcaacaagaggacgacactttgaatcaagtgaagtcttggaaagaagcagaaactcgcccagactggcaggatatatctttagccgagccagatttgaaaatttattgggctcaatgggactctatccttttaattgatggaattttataccgaaaacgggaatctgcagacttgaaagaaatcaggtggcaacttttggttcccaggacacgagttccggagattcttgctctttatcatgattctcctgcaggtggacatttcgcttcaaataaaactctgggcagaattcgcaacttctacttttggcctcgttgccggatggacgttgaagattggtgtcgaagatgtcgagtctggacggcaaagaaaggacctcgagcgaagggacaaagctctcttcagATTTAtaacgtgggagctccatttgaaaggatagcaacggatattcttggacctctcccgataacccattctggaaataaatatgctttggttattgctgattattttactaagtggcctgaagtggtccctctcgctgatcaagaagcctctactgtagcacaggcattcgttaaagaatttatttgtagacacggagttcctctagaacttcatactgatcaaggccgaaattttgagtcaaccttaatgaaagaggttactcagattttaggggttaggaaaactcgtacaactcctttgcatccgcaatctgacggcatgatagagcgtctgaatcggactttgctacaatatttgtcgtccttcgtagaacagaatcagagagactgggactcctggatccctttcttccttttatcttacagatctgcgattcatgagacgacgaagcagacgccagccctcatgcttactggaagaaatcttcgacttccgtcagatttagagaaaggccctgttcctgtgcaaagacagcatcaaacagattatgcctctttattacaacaacgtttagaagaaattcatcactttgctaggaatagaatttctatggcttcagataaattaaaaactcgttatgatattcgagccagagatttaaaatttaatcctggagattctgtttggCTTTTTCAACcacgaagacagaaaggacgatgtccaaagctacaaagaaattgggaaggcccttacttagtggttaaccggataaatgatgttgtttatagaatccgaagatctcctcattcgcgtcaaaaagtggttcacttggatcgtcttgctccttttgaagaggatcaacctggaacagtctctccaagaccaggaacatccttcgaggttagatcttcaaacgaacacccttgacgactgtgatcgatttggccttctttacagtcggttatcgattgggagaagaatttacctttcggaattcatttgagtaaaactcgaccgcttacgattattattgaaggaaatatcggatgcggaaaaacgaCTTTCACCAAGAgatttttagcagatcgccaggtctgtacacttttagaacctcttgaagaatatcgaaatgtagctggaattaatcttttagatttgatgtatcagaatccagatcgttattgctattattttcaacatttcgctcaaatggttatgttagatagacatctgcagacgacttcattgcctgtaaaggtgatggaaagatcgatattcagtagcaattgttttgtagaagctcgtcgaaggttaggtaattttcgcgacttcgaatcacatttattgacaaaaaattttgatcttctcattcgctcgtctgagctcagagtagatttgattgtttatttgcgagtttccccagaaacttcttttgctcgagttagttcccgttctcgtgaggaagaatcgagtatttctttagagctactcagaactatccatgaagttcatgaagattggctagtgaaacaaaccttttcttctttatcggctcctgttttagttatcaatgcagaagctacagccgatcaagtttttaagGATTTTTGTACTTGCTTTATTAAGGgttttgtttccttctagaaatttcttcttcagaatCGAGTTTTAATCGGATAGGCTTTGTTTTATTAATGCgaaaagagccacgattatttttcgaggtcgatgagcgattgcttgattttcacattttattaaccttaagtgtcagtttttgtgagtacttttcaggttactcgacacagccttttcccatccaatttttccccgattcctgaggatgactggtggttttattttgaagaaggacgctgaaataattcagataagatcgtttcttttcttttgaatacatattcaatttattttattcaagtattctcccaaattcactcagtgaatttgaattgttataccaccactcacatttgtcctccaaactctagggtgtgctgtctCAGAAGAAGCTCTGGATTCAGTCACCCCccgatttccttattttctatgaagagaagtctgttttcgtcttatttggtcctggaattgtcggttctcggttcgatgttttcatccgaacctgtttcgaagggatccttcatgaagaagattgaatttcttcccgacatcaatctgggccgttgcggataactttgaattcatgaagccacataacacttaataacactaacctttataaaacatggcacataaatttttgagattatttaacgctcaactatctgctcaaggttttctgtggtttaccttgagactgagggcaaatgccagatagtaaaaaagggagttcttaaatttttagagccacagctccaactcacctttgagcactgactactagaatacttttataattattttatctttcccgagtcgggacgactcttttcctcgggggggagtagtgttacaaagggtgaaatcacccgttttgccccctctttaatgatctagtagtcagcatagataaaagacgtttatgaacgtcttatgtctttaaaaagaataaggttgctgcgccaaccgatattattgtaaaaacagtcttgtttcagactttaaacaagaaacacgtatattgcattaaaagcatttatcacgatatttttgttcacgcctttgatttgataataagtaaactcgcggatccatattttattaacgtaacgcctaaatcgttacaatatatatatatatatatatatatatatatatatatatacacatatatatgtatatatacatatatatacttatatatgtcgatacatatatatacacatatacatatatatacatttatacatatatgtatgaatatatatatgtatattataattctcaatttagtttcaaaaagagggaaattggaaaaaaaaattttttccacagtatttcaatttttcaagattatgtatgattatcagaaaaatcccaaatattttcaattattcgctcattttttattttatttcattttttcataatttttcccatcacaatcattttttattctattacattatttacctcaattacctccatttatattttattatattaatgtataatacaaatatatatatatatatatatctgtatatatatatatatatatatatacatatatatatgattatatatatgtacattatgattttcaatttacttttaaaaagagggaaattgaaagaaaaaaattttttccacaatatttcaatatttcacaattttttccaatcataattatttttgattttattacattattcacctcaattacctttatttatattctatcatttcaatgtataatataaatatatataaatatatatatacatatatatatgaatatatatgtgtatattataattttcagctTACATTtggaaagaggaaaaatggtaaaaaaaaatattttccacgatatttcaattttttaaaattgtggacaattatcagaaaaatcctgaatattttcaattattcgcttattttttatatcatttcattttttcacaattttttccatccacaatcattttttatttcattacattatttacctcaattaccttcatttatattttattataataatgtataatataaatatatataaatatttatatatacatatatatctgtatatatgtaggtataaatatatatatatgaatataaatgtgtatatcataattttcagtttacattcgaaaagagaaaaattggtaaaaaaaaatttttttcacaatatttcaatttttcaaaattatgtatatttatcagaaaaatcccaaatatttctatttattcgctcattttccattttatttcattcgttcatgatttttccattcacaattatttcttaatttattacattatttacctcaattaccttcatttatattctattatattgatgtataatataaatatatataaatatatatatacatatatatatatatatatatatatatatatatatatatatatatatacatatatatatatatgaatatatatatatatatatatatatatattgttacaaagggtgaaatcacccgttttgccccctctttaatgatccagtagtcagcatagataaaagacgtttataaacctcttatgtctttaaaaagaataaggttgctgcgccaaccgatattattgtaaaaacagtcttgtttcagactttaaacaagaaacacgtatattgcattaaaagcatttatcacgatatttttgttcacgcctttgatttgataataagtaaactcgcggatccatattttatta belongs to Neodiprion lecontei isolate iyNeoLeco1 chromosome 5, iyNeoLeco1.1, whole genome shotgun sequence and includes:
- the LOC124294394 gene encoding uncharacterized protein LOC124294394, which codes for MSSSRLTRSRRRESSGEEPFVMENPRVPETIPSPSVDPLPIPSTISQIDLLKIMSQQQEAAERQQQQLLQLLLDQQEQRKREQEQQLEQRRREQEQQLEQRRLDREAQERSETSLHELFRTTVAALQAVHQVNGSGEPAVTPRGSGVITPLPSPVPSPVPVPAVRQVRHPGQFQDVRDLRSVPFTRGVVESPIGRVTVNNEVGFSESLPQVRPQYSHFNQLNNSGFPEVASQINEKPLYPLKPPIFDGKVPWADYERQFNTIAKHNQWDSAMRAHSLASCLRTPALNVLTALSEEEISDYEKLSSALKLRYGNDHLTKLYTAQLQTRRQGRDEDLASLSQDIERLSRIALPDHEPSRNLLATQAFLNAINDPEIKMAVGTSGLTSLREATAKALEVEAMRKQYFGLSKLRRIEVSENTSGRQKFEK